A single window of Channa argus isolate prfri chromosome 12, Channa argus male v1.0, whole genome shotgun sequence DNA harbors:
- the LOC137136900 gene encoding C-type mannose receptor 2-like, translating into MQWSLILLSLMGQCSFFTCQLYDYRFIKENKTWDEAQKHCRKNYTDLATVSNMTDMKRVINSTESQDEAWIGLHSYPGNGSRKWHWSLPGVEFNESETRWESGEPNDYNGHLENCALMTNKNWSDFPCTASFKFICYNETNQSNKTCHVISDKLSWSQAQNYCRVNHTDLISGLDQLDHCAESGSDMSGTNMWIGLFRDTWRWSDGSSFSFRYWESLSANDLVEGQGDKKCATTVLNRAGKWNFDYCNNTKPFICYSDKVILVNESKTWVEALNYCRKNHQDLVSITNLDEQRWVQERAKNASSLYVWLGLRYSCTLDFWFWVTDNRVKYTNWAPKGHSNDCDMSAAMEKAGQNQWFKKPDNEKFNFICF; encoded by the exons ATGCAGTGGAGTTTGATTCTGCTCAGTCTGATGG GGCAGTGTTCCTTCTTCACTTGTCAACTCTATGATTATCGCTTTATTAAAGAGAATAAAACTTGGGATGAAGCTCAGAAGCACTGTAGAAAAAACTACACAGACCTGGCCACAGTGTCCAACATGACAGACATGAAGAGAGTCATTAACTCTACAGAGAGTCAAGATGAAGCCTGGATCGGTCTGCACAGCTACCCAGGGAATGGAAGCAGGAAGTGGCATTGGTCTCTGCCAGGGGTGGAGTTCAATGAAAGTGAGACAAGATGGGAGTCAGGAGAACCAAACGATTACAATGGTCATTTAGAGAACTGTGCACTTATGACCAACAAAAATTGGAGTGATTTCCCTTGTACTGCTTCATTCAAATTCATCTGCTACAATG aaacaaaccaatCCAACAAAACATGTCATGTGATCAGTGATAAGTTGTCCTGGTCACAGGCTCAGAACTACTGCAGAGTAAATCACACAGACCTGATCAGTGGACTTGATCAGTTGGATCATTGTGCAGAGTCTGGATCTGATATGTCTGGAACAAACATGTGGATCGGTCTGTTCAGAGACACCTGGAGGTGGTCAGATGGAAGTAGTTTCTCTTTCAGATACTGGGAAAGTTTATCAGCCAACGATCTGGTTGAAGGACAAGGTGATAAGAAATGTGCTACGACTGTGTTaaacagagcaggaaaatgGAACTTTGATTATTGTAATAATACAAAACCCTTCATCTGCTACAGTG ATAAAGTGATCCTGGTCAATGAGAGTAAGACCTGGGTGGAGGCCTTGAATTACTGCAGAAAGAATCACCAGGACCTGGTCTCCATCACTAACCTTGATGAGCAGAGATGGGTCCAAGAAAGAGCCAAGAATGCCAGCAGCCTCTACGTCTGGTTGGGGCTGCGCTACAGCtgcactctggatttctggttCTGGGTCACTGACAACAGAGTTAAGTATACAAACTGGGCTCCTAAAGGACATAGTAATGACTGTGACATGTCTGCAGCCATGGAGAAAGCTGGGCAAAATCAGTGGTTCAAAAAACCTGATAATGAGAAGTTTAATTTCATCTGTTTCTAA
- the LOC137136906 gene encoding macrophage mannose receptor 1-like has translation MQWTLFVLSLMGQCSFFTCQLHNYHFIGEKKTWDEAQKYCRENYTELATVSNMTDMKRLINSTESQDEAWIGLHSYPGKENRKWHWSLPGVKYIEEKARWYKGQLDDKRGNLENCALMTNKKLSDYPCTDLYKFICYNETKDTFYVIDYKMTWSQAQSYCRVNHTDLISGLDQLDHCAESGSYMWIGLFRDTWKWSDGSSFSFRYWNLSINSWADGQSDRKCATTVLKIEGKWSFNDCNKEKTFICYSENVILINQNMTWVEALSYCRENHQDLVSIINPQQQKWVQEATKNANSPYVWLGLRYSCTLDFWFWVTDNRVNYTNWAPNGKSDDCDMSAAMEKAGQNQWFKKPDNEKFNFICF, from the exons ATGCAGTGGACTCTGTTTGTGCTCAGTCTGATGG GGCAGTGTTCCTTCTTCACTTGCCAACTCCATAATTACCACTTTATTGGAGAGAAAAAGACCTGGGATGAAGCTCAGAAGTACTGTAGAGAAAACTACACAGAACTGGCCACAGTGTCCAACATGACAGACATGAAGAGACTCATTAACTCTACAGAGAGTCAGGATGAAGCCTGGATCGGTCTGCACAGCTACCCAGGGAaggagaacaggaagtggcattGGTCTCTGCCAGGGGTGAAGTACATTGAAGAGAAAGCAAGATGGTATAAAGGTCAGCTGGATGATAAGAGAGGAAATCTTGAGAACTGTGCACTTATGACCAACAAAAAATTGAGTGATTACCCTTGTACCGATTTATACAAATTCATCTGCTACAATG AAACCAAGGACACTTTTTATGTGATCGACTATAAGATGACCTGGTCACAGGCTCAGAGCTACTGCAGAGTAAATCACACAGACCTGATCAGTGGACTTGATCAGTTGGATCATTGTGCAGAGTCTGGATCCTACATGTGGATCGGTCTGTTCAGAGACACCTGGAAGTGGTCAGATGGAAGCAGTTTCTCTTTCAGATACTGGAATTTATCAATCAATAGTTGGGCTGATGGACAAAGTGACAGGAAATGTGCTACGACTGTGTTAAAAATAGAAGGAAAATGGAGCTTTAATGactgtaataaagaaaaaaccttcATCTGCTACAGTG AAAATGTGATCCTGATCAATCAAAATATGACCTGGGTGGAGGCCTTGAGTTACTGCAGAGAGAATCACCAAGACCTGGTCTCCATCATTAACCCTCAACAGCAGAAATGGGTCCAAGAAGCAACCAAGAATGCAAACAGCCCCTACGTCTGGTTGGGGCTGCGCTACAGCtgcactctggatttctggttCTGGGTCACTGACAACAGAGTTAACTATACAAACTGGGCACCAAATGGAAAGAGTGATGACTGTGACATGTCTGCAGCCATGGAGAAAGCTGGGCAAAATCAGTGGTTCAAAAAACCTGATAATGAGAAGTTTAATTTCATCTGTTTCTAA